In the genome of Ancylomarina subtilis, one region contains:
- a CDS encoding gliding motility-associated C-terminal domain-containing protein, giving the protein MQTKGFSNSLKYRLLFGLLCGLILCSTDLLAQISSPSASYSSTTEYTSGTQDDIFVFSDEFASSVGELKAVSPDGISGWDFTWTKWNSASTSFEAPFHIENGVSESQVNDLEDGLYHVTIEKDAVVREYQAWVINHLKGTNQPNFTKTDMDCVGVHFSSSYSATKYQYSDFPSSNPLDLSTKLVFSFQRNGIEIQRPTFAIYDGTTKSFIDDSAFEGEDDFTMTVIDECGFEYTSSAIKSKTYAVDANFTFTPALGEAPLNVNFEIKNLNDRAEYEWYYYQDTTRIDGPVPTQDSLLTDIKTGISETYTYLHPGEYFVKLIARNNDDSMNCVDVFTSSNIVVEGSIFEVPNVFTPNGDGANEVFRLRLYSVKSYSAKIFNRWGRLVYEFQESDVSPGLTNRLSSKGWNGKINGKLATPGTYFYVIEAEGREENGKHYTKRGALTLLHDK; this is encoded by the coding sequence ATGCAAACTAAAGGTTTCTCGAATTCATTGAAATACCGATTGTTATTTGGACTATTATGCGGATTGATTTTATGTTCTACCGATTTATTGGCTCAGATTTCGTCACCAAGTGCGAGTTATAGTTCAACAACCGAATATACCAGTGGTACACAAGATGATATTTTTGTGTTTAGTGATGAATTTGCTTCAAGTGTGGGTGAGTTGAAGGCTGTTTCGCCAGATGGAATTTCTGGTTGGGATTTTACCTGGACTAAATGGAATAGTGCAAGTACATCTTTCGAGGCTCCATTTCATATTGAAAATGGTGTTTCTGAATCGCAGGTGAATGATTTGGAAGATGGTTTGTATCATGTGACGATTGAAAAAGATGCTGTTGTGAGAGAATATCAGGCTTGGGTCATTAATCATTTGAAAGGCACCAATCAACCCAATTTCACAAAAACGGATATGGATTGTGTTGGCGTTCATTTTTCATCATCCTATTCAGCAACAAAATATCAATATTCAGATTTTCCATCTTCGAATCCACTTGATCTTTCAACGAAATTGGTTTTTTCGTTTCAACGAAATGGAATCGAGATTCAACGTCCTACTTTTGCAATTTACGATGGAACGACTAAAAGTTTTATTGATGATAGTGCTTTTGAGGGTGAAGACGATTTTACAATGACCGTGATTGATGAATGTGGTTTTGAGTATACTTCATCGGCAATTAAGTCAAAAACCTATGCGGTTGATGCTAATTTTACATTTACACCAGCTTTGGGTGAAGCACCATTAAATGTGAATTTCGAGATCAAAAATTTAAATGATAGGGCAGAATATGAATGGTACTACTATCAGGATACAACCCGAATCGATGGTCCAGTACCTACTCAGGATAGTTTGTTGACAGATATCAAAACGGGAATAAGTGAAACTTACACCTATCTTCATCCGGGAGAATATTTTGTGAAATTGATTGCAAGGAATAATGATGATTCAATGAATTGTGTGGATGTGTTTACGTCAAGCAATATTGTTGTTGAGGGGTCTATTTTCGAGGTTCCTAATGTTTTTACTCCTAATGGTGATGGGGCCAATGAAGTATTTCGTTTGAGGTTGTATTCCGTGAAATCTTATTCAGCCAAGATATTTAACAGATGGGGGCGACTTGTTTATGAATTTCAAGAATCAGATGTTTCACCTGGTTTAACGAATAGATTAAGTAGTAAAGGATGGAATGGGAAGATTAATGGGAAGTTGGCTACACCAGGGACTTACTTTTATGTGATAGAAGCAGAAGGTCGTGAAGAGAACGGCAAGCATTATACCAAAAGAGGAGCTTTGACCCTATTACACGATAAATAG